One window of Mesorhizobium sp. PAMC28654 genomic DNA carries:
- the ehuC gene encoding ectoine/hydroxyectoine ABC transporter permease subunit EhuC has translation MTQWSGYFGLILQGALVTIELTLMGSVLALIMAFLAGMGRLSRFFVLRALATVYIEFFRGTSIFVQLFFAYFVLPLAGVELTPLQAGVLALGLNVGAYAAEVVRGAVQSIGREQHEACIALNLDRWQGMRHVILPQAFLVMLPTFGNNAIELLKATSVVSLISLADLTFQAQVVRAQTGNTMVPFTTILIIYFIMALLISWGVRSLERRMARGLDGVRV, from the coding sequence ATGACCCAGTGGTCCGGCTATTTCGGCCTGATATTGCAGGGAGCGCTTGTCACCATCGAGCTGACGCTGATGGGGTCGGTGCTTGCCCTGATCATGGCCTTCCTTGCCGGGATGGGGCGGCTGTCGCGCTTCTTCGTGCTGCGCGCGCTGGCCACCGTCTATATTGAATTCTTCCGCGGCACCTCGATCTTCGTGCAGCTGTTCTTCGCCTATTTCGTGTTGCCCCTGGCGGGCGTCGAGTTGACCCCGCTGCAGGCCGGCGTGCTGGCGCTGGGCTTGAATGTCGGCGCCTACGCCGCCGAGGTGGTGCGCGGCGCCGTGCAATCGATCGGTCGCGAACAGCATGAAGCCTGCATCGCGCTCAATCTCGACCGCTGGCAAGGCATGCGCCATGTCATTCTGCCGCAAGCGTTTCTGGTGATGCTGCCGACCTTCGGCAACAACGCCATCGAACTGCTCAAGGCCACATCAGTCGTATCGCTGATCTCGCTCGCGGATCTGACCTTCCAGGCGCAGGTGGTGCGCGCCCAGACCGGCAACACCATGGTCCCGTTCACCACCATCCTCATCATCTATTTCATCATGGCACTGCTCATTTCATGGGGTGTGCGCTCGCTGGAACGCCGCATGGCGCGCGGCCTCGACGGGGTGCGCGTCTGA
- the ehuB gene encoding ectoine/hydroxyectoine ABC transporter substrate-binding protein EhuB: MKKLGILAGVAGLALTAVLAASSVGSAADTKLDQLKAQGFARVAIANEPPYTAVAADGKVSGAAPDVAREIFKRLGVADIVASISEYGAMIPGLQAGRFDVVTAGLFMKPERCAAVAYSEPVLCDAEAMLVKKGNPKGFKSYEDVAKDATATIGAPGGGTEEKLALNAGVPRERVIVVPDGQSGVKMLQDGRIDAYSLPVLSINDLMKKASDPNLEVIAPVQGAPVYCDGAAFKKGDEALRDAFDVELAKLKKSGDFAKIIEPYGFSAAAAMSTTRDKLCSAK, translated from the coding sequence ATGAAGAAACTTGGCATTCTGGCCGGCGTCGCCGGCCTTGCATTGACGGCCGTCCTGGCTGCCTCGAGCGTGGGTTCGGCTGCCGACACCAAGCTCGATCAGCTCAAGGCGCAAGGCTTCGCCCGCGTCGCCATCGCCAACGAGCCGCCCTATACGGCGGTCGCCGCCGACGGCAAGGTTTCGGGTGCCGCGCCAGATGTTGCGCGTGAAATCTTCAAGCGGCTCGGTGTCGCCGACATCGTCGCGTCGATCTCGGAATATGGCGCAATGATCCCCGGCCTGCAGGCCGGCCGCTTCGATGTCGTCACCGCCGGCCTGTTCATGAAGCCGGAACGTTGCGCGGCGGTTGCCTATTCGGAGCCGGTGCTGTGCGACGCCGAGGCGATGCTGGTGAAGAAGGGCAATCCGAAGGGCTTCAAGAGCTATGAGGATGTAGCCAAGGATGCGACCGCGACGATCGGCGCGCCCGGCGGCGGAACCGAGGAGAAGCTGGCGCTCAACGCAGGCGTGCCGCGCGAGCGCGTCATCGTCGTGCCGGACGGCCAGAGCGGCGTGAAGATGCTGCAGGACGGCCGCATCGACGCCTATTCGCTGCCCGTCCTGTCGATCAACGATCTGATGAAGAAGGCCAGCGATCCAAACCTCGAGGTCATCGCCCCGGTTCAGGGCGCGCCGGTCTACTGCGACGGCGCCGCCTTCAAGAAAGGCGACGAGGCGCTGCGCGACGCCTTCGACGTCGAACTCGCCAAGCTGAAGAAGTCCGGCGACTTCGCCAAGATCATCGAGCCTTACGGCTTCTCGGCGGCGGCGGCGATGTCGACGACGCGCGACAAGCTCTGCTCGGCGAAGTAG
- the ehuA gene encoding ectoine/hydroxyectoine ABC transporter ATP-binding protein EhuA has translation MSESAPIIKIDGISKSFGSFKVLDGLSMQVMPREKLALIGPSGSGKTTILRILMTLERIDGGHIQIEGEQLYHMERNGQLMPADERHLARMRQKIGMVFQLFNLFPHKSVIDNVTLAPMLTKGTPRAAAEKRAMELLDMVGMADKAKAMPSQLSGGQKQRVAIARALALQPKIMLFDEVTSALDPELVEEVLNVLWRLCAETDMTMLLVTHEMGFAHDFADRVLFFDRGRIVEEGKPDEIFRNPRQERTQGFLKKIIAAGHRV, from the coding sequence TTGTCCGAATCCGCGCCCATCATCAAGATCGACGGCATCTCGAAGAGCTTCGGCAGCTTCAAGGTGCTGGACGGGCTGTCGATGCAGGTCATGCCGCGCGAGAAGCTGGCGCTGATCGGCCCGTCCGGCTCGGGCAAGACGACGATCCTGCGCATCCTGATGACGCTCGAACGGATTGACGGGGGCCACATCCAGATCGAGGGAGAGCAGCTCTACCACATGGAGCGCAATGGGCAGCTTATGCCGGCCGACGAGCGGCATCTCGCCCGAATGCGCCAGAAGATCGGCATGGTCTTCCAACTGTTCAACCTGTTTCCGCACAAGAGCGTCATCGACAATGTGACGCTGGCGCCGATGCTGACCAAGGGCACGCCGCGCGCCGCCGCCGAAAAGCGGGCGATGGAACTGCTCGACATGGTCGGCATGGCCGACAAGGCCAAGGCGATGCCATCGCAGCTTTCCGGCGGCCAGAAGCAGCGTGTGGCGATCGCTCGGGCGCTCGCCCTGCAGCCGAAGATCATGCTGTTTGATGAGGTGACATCGGCGCTCGATCCGGAACTGGTCGAGGAGGTGCTGAACGTCTTGTGGCGGCTCTGCGCCGAGACCGACATGACCATGCTGCTGGTAACCCACGAGATGGGTTTCGCCCACGACTTCGCCGACCGGGTGCTGTTCTTCGATCGCGGCAGGATAGTCGAGGAAGGCAAGCCCGACGAGATTTTCCGCAATCCCAGGCAGGAGCGCACGCAAGGCTTCCTGAAGAAGATCATCGCGGCTGGACATCGCGTCTGA
- a CDS encoding PLP-dependent aminotransferase family protein, whose translation MTLWQPDPALIRRPAYQSLADQFARAIHDGRLANGARLPTHRRLADDLKLSVQTVSRAYEELIRRGLVSGEIGRGSFVQTQRREPEPPYLPERLGEVIDLSILKPVCEPMHLERLKQALGWLAENLPSSSALSFRPNMVFPRHRAVAVEWLKLCGLDTTAQNISLTNGATAGMTVALMSVAPPGSTVATEAIGHHTLVPLARYLGFNLQGLPIDDNGLIPGALDEACRLTDIRAVFVQPSVINPTATLMDAARRAEIAAVARKHDIAIIENDVLGPLVEDRPPPVAAFAPERTLYVTSFTKITVPGLRIGYLAAPDRYVAAVANRHLVSNWMATPMVAEISTKWVTDGTAMELVRWQRAALRRRLDIAAEVLAGVHYRAHRDGLHVWLQLPADRAEESFVAQARLQGVAIAPGTSFRISDAPWHPAVRISLGSTTEGELRAGLGVVTKLLLGDPEHLLLAI comes from the coding sequence ATGACATTGTGGCAGCCCGATCCTGCGCTCATAAGGCGCCCAGCCTATCAGTCGCTTGCCGACCAGTTCGCACGCGCCATCCATGACGGACGGTTGGCCAATGGAGCACGGCTGCCGACCCACCGCCGACTGGCCGATGATCTGAAACTCTCGGTGCAGACGGTCAGTCGCGCCTATGAGGAACTGATCCGTCGTGGTCTGGTCTCCGGCGAGATCGGCCGAGGCAGCTTCGTGCAGACGCAGCGACGCGAGCCGGAGCCGCCCTATCTGCCGGAGCGTCTCGGCGAGGTCATTGACCTGTCGATCCTGAAGCCGGTCTGCGAACCGATGCACCTGGAGCGGCTGAAGCAGGCGCTGGGCTGGCTTGCCGAGAACCTGCCGTCGAGCTCGGCGCTGTCGTTCCGGCCCAACATGGTGTTTCCGCGCCACCGCGCGGTGGCGGTCGAATGGCTGAAACTATGCGGCCTCGACACGACCGCGCAGAACATCAGCCTGACCAATGGCGCCACCGCCGGGATGACGGTGGCGCTGATGAGCGTGGCGCCACCGGGCTCGACCGTTGCCACCGAGGCGATTGGCCACCACACGCTGGTGCCGCTCGCCCGCTACCTCGGCTTCAACCTTCAGGGCTTGCCGATCGACGACAATGGCCTGATCCCCGGGGCGCTGGATGAAGCCTGCCGTCTCACCGATATTCGCGCCGTGTTCGTGCAGCCTTCGGTGATCAACCCGACAGCCACTCTGATGGATGCGGCACGGCGCGCTGAGATCGCGGCGGTGGCGCGCAAGCACGATATCGCCATCATCGAGAACGACGTGCTCGGTCCCTTGGTGGAGGACCGGCCGCCGCCGGTTGCTGCCTTTGCGCCGGAGCGCACGCTCTACGTCACTTCCTTCACAAAGATCACCGTGCCCGGCCTTCGCATCGGCTATCTCGCCGCGCCCGACCGCTACGTCGCCGCCGTCGCCAACCGGCATCTGGTTTCCAACTGGATGGCGACGCCGATGGTGGCGGAGATCTCCACCAAGTGGGTCACCGACGGCACCGCGATGGAGCTTGTCCGCTGGCAGCGCGCAGCGCTACGGCGGCGGCTGGATATCGCGGCCGAAGTGTTAGCCGGGGTTCACTATCGCGCTCACCGCGACGGCTTGCATGTCTGGCTTCAACTGCCCGCCGATCGCGCCGAGGAGAGCTTCGTCGCGCAGGCCCGACTGCAGGGCGTGGCGATCGCGCCAGGTACTTCTTTCCGTATTTCGGACGCGCCCTGGCACCCGGCGGTGCGCATCTCGCTGGGTTCTACCACGGAAGGGGAACTGCGCGCAGGCCTCGGCGTTGTCACCAAGCTCTTGCTTGGCGATCCGGAGCATCTGTTGCTTGCCATCTAG
- a CDS encoding Lrp/AsnC family transcriptional regulator: protein MTAAKLDPIDLKILDAIQRDGRITKLALAEKVGLSPTPCWMRLRKLEKAGIVSGYHARIAMRVVAPVATVLMEVTLANHRQADFDRFERVVRDVPEIVACWSVGGGVDYVLKVMARDIDAYQRLVDGLLDREIGIDRYFTYIVTKTVKDEITLPVAELLPASP from the coding sequence ATGACTGCCGCGAAACTCGACCCGATCGACCTCAAAATCCTCGATGCCATCCAGCGCGACGGACGCATCACCAAGCTGGCGCTGGCCGAAAAGGTCGGCCTGTCGCCGACGCCATGCTGGATGCGGCTGCGCAAGTTGGAAAAGGCCGGCATCGTTTCAGGCTATCACGCCAGGATCGCCATGCGCGTCGTGGCACCAGTCGCCACCGTGCTGATGGAGGTCACGCTGGCCAACCATCGCCAGGCCGATTTCGACCGCTTCGAACGCGTAGTCCGCGACGTTCCCGAGATCGTCGCCTGCTGGTCGGTCGGCGGCGGTGTCGACTATGTGCTGAAGGTGATGGCGCGCGACATCGACGCCTATCAAAGGCTGGTCGATGGCCTGCTTGATCGCGAGATCGGCATCGACCGCTACTTCACCTACATCGTCACCAAGACGGTGAAGGACGAGATCACACTGCCCGTGGCTGAGCTGTTGCCGGCATCGCCCTGA
- a CDS encoding NAD-dependent succinate-semialdehyde dehydrogenase, with protein MSAHFARQNRHEALDRLADRRLLRELAYVDGHWTASEAAESFEVTDPATGATVAFVAALDNRQTTKAIDAAASAFPAWRSLLPQERSRILRKWFELIIAAKDDLALLMTLEQGKTLKESLGEIDYAASFVEWYAEEAKRLNAESVTSHLPNAEMMVRREPLGVVGVVTPWNFPSAMLTRKTAAALAAGCTIVAHPSSETPLSALALAELGERAGLPAGVFNVITGKAATIVGRMCGDPRVRAMSFTGSTEIGRLIAAQSAPTMKRLVMELGGHAPLIVFADADLNKAVSIAIDAKFATSGQDCLAANRIYVQHPIYDRFCAAFARRIEALRAGNGLADDTDIGPLMHERAVAKVEEQVADALAHGARCLTGGRRHQAGPLFYQPTLLADVADAALIMREETFGPVAAVTPFDSEDEVIARANATEYGLVAYVVTENGARQQRMGRALDYGMVAINRVKITGAPIPFGGVKQSGIGREGSRHGLEAFTDLKYLCLDIS; from the coding sequence ATGTCCGCGCACTTCGCCCGCCAGAACCGCCACGAAGCGCTTGATCGCCTCGCCGACCGTCGGCTGCTGCGCGAACTCGCCTATGTCGACGGCCATTGGACGGCGAGCGAGGCGGCCGAAAGTTTCGAGGTCACAGATCCGGCCACCGGCGCCACCGTCGCTTTCGTCGCCGCGCTCGACAACAGACAGACGACAAAAGCGATCGATGCCGCCGCGAGCGCCTTTCCCGCCTGGCGGTCGCTGCTGCCGCAGGAGCGTTCGAGGATCTTGCGAAAATGGTTCGAGCTGATCATCGCCGCGAAAGACGACCTCGCTCTGCTGATGACCCTGGAGCAGGGCAAGACCCTGAAGGAGTCACTCGGCGAGATCGACTACGCCGCCTCGTTTGTCGAATGGTACGCCGAGGAAGCCAAACGTTTGAACGCCGAGAGTGTAACCAGCCATTTGCCGAACGCGGAAATGATGGTGCGACGTGAACCGCTCGGTGTCGTCGGTGTCGTCACGCCGTGGAATTTTCCGTCGGCCATGCTGACCCGGAAGACAGCAGCTGCTCTTGCCGCCGGCTGCACTATCGTCGCGCATCCCTCCTCCGAAACACCGCTGTCGGCGCTGGCGCTGGCCGAACTCGGCGAACGCGCCGGTCTGCCGGCCGGTGTCTTCAACGTCATCACCGGCAAGGCCGCGACGATCGTCGGGCGGATGTGTGGGGATCCGCGCGTCCGCGCGATGAGCTTCACCGGCTCGACCGAGATCGGCCGGCTGATCGCCGCACAGAGCGCGCCGACGATGAAACGGCTGGTGATGGAACTAGGCGGCCACGCGCCGCTGATCGTCTTCGCCGACGCGGATCTCAACAAGGCAGTCAGCATTGCCATCGACGCCAAGTTCGCCACGTCGGGCCAGGACTGCCTCGCCGCGAACCGCATCTATGTCCAGCACCCGATCTACGATCGCTTCTGCGCCGCCTTCGCCAGGCGCATCGAGGCGCTGCGGGCCGGCAATGGGCTTGCCGATGACACCGATATCGGCCCACTGATGCATGAGCGCGCCGTCGCCAAGGTCGAGGAACAGGTTGCGGACGCCCTCGCCCACGGCGCACGCTGCCTCACCGGTGGCCGGCGGCATCAGGCCGGGCCGCTATTCTATCAACCAACGTTGCTGGCCGATGTCGCGGACGCGGCGCTTATCATGCGCGAGGAGACCTTTGGCCCTGTCGCCGCCGTGACGCCATTCGACAGCGAGGATGAGGTGATCGCCCGCGCCAATGCCACCGAATATGGCCTCGTCGCCTATGTCGTGACCGAGAATGGCGCCCGCCAGCAGCGCATGGGCCGCGCGCTCGACTACGGCATGGTCGCCATCAACCGCGTCAAGATCACCGGCGCGCCGATCCCGTTCGGCGGCGTCAAGCAATCCGGCATCGGCCGCGAAGGCTCGCGTCACGGCCTCGAAGCTTTCACCGATCTGAAGTATCTCTGCCTGGACATTTCATAG
- a CDS encoding aspartate aminotransferase family protein produces MLDQSNELNAWDRDHFFHPSTHMGTHARGESPTRIMAGGEGVTVWDNNGRKSLDAFAGLYCVNVGYGRQKIADAIAAQAKNLAYYHAYVGHGTEASITLAKMIIDRAPKGMSRVYFGLSGSDANETNIKLIWYYNNVLGRPEKKKIISRWRGYHGSGVMTGSLTGLDLFHNAFDLPRAPILHTEAPYYFRRADRSMSEEQFSQHCADKLEEMILAEGPETVAAFIGEPILGTGGIVPPPAGYWEKIQAVLKKYDVLLVADEVVTGFGRLGTMFGSDHYGIKPDLITIAKGLTSAYAPLSGVIVADKMWQVLVEGSDKLGSLGHGWTYSAHPICVAAGVANLELIDEMDLVTNARETGAYFRAELAKAVGGHKNVGDVRGDGMLAAVEFVADRDDRVFFDASQKIGPQVATALAASGVIGRAMPQGDILGFAPPLCLTPEEADIVVAKTADAVKSVFAGL; encoded by the coding sequence ATGCTCGACCAGTCCAACGAACTCAACGCCTGGGATCGCGACCACTTCTTCCATCCCTCGACCCATATGGGCACGCATGCACGGGGCGAGAGCCCGACGCGCATCATGGCCGGCGGTGAAGGCGTCACCGTCTGGGACAACAATGGCAGGAAGAGCCTCGATGCCTTTGCCGGGCTCTATTGCGTCAATGTCGGCTATGGCCGGCAGAAGATCGCCGATGCCATCGCCGCCCAGGCCAAGAACCTCGCCTACTATCATGCCTATGTCGGCCACGGCACCGAGGCGTCGATCACGCTGGCCAAGATGATCATCGACCGTGCGCCGAAGGGCATGTCGAGGGTCTATTTCGGCCTCTCCGGCTCCGACGCCAACGAAACCAACATCAAGCTGATCTGGTACTACAACAACGTGCTGGGCCGGCCGGAGAAGAAGAAGATCATCTCGCGCTGGCGCGGCTATCATGGCTCCGGCGTGATGACGGGATCACTGACCGGGCTCGACCTGTTCCACAATGCGTTCGACCTGCCGCGCGCGCCGATCCTGCACACCGAGGCGCCCTATTATTTCCGCCGCGCCGACCGCTCGATGAGCGAGGAACAGTTTTCGCAACACTGCGCCGACAAGCTCGAGGAGATGATCCTGGCTGAGGGTCCCGAAACCGTCGCCGCCTTCATCGGCGAGCCAATCCTCGGCACCGGTGGCATCGTACCGCCGCCCGCCGGCTACTGGGAAAAGATCCAGGCGGTGCTGAAGAAGTATGACGTGCTGCTGGTCGCCGACGAGGTGGTGACGGGCTTTGGCCGGCTGGGCACCATGTTCGGCTCCGACCATTACGGCATCAAGCCGGACCTGATCACCATCGCCAAGGGCCTGACCTCGGCCTATGCGCCGCTGTCGGGTGTCATCGTCGCCGACAAGATGTGGCAGGTGCTGGTTGAGGGTTCCGACAAGCTCGGCTCGCTAGGCCATGGCTGGACCTATTCGGCGCATCCGATCTGCGTTGCCGCCGGTGTCGCCAATCTCGAACTGATCGACGAGATGGATCTGGTGACAAATGCCCGCGAGACCGGCGCCTATTTCCGCGCGGAGCTCGCCAAGGCAGTCGGCGGCCACAAAAACGTCGGCGATGTGCGTGGCGATGGCATGCTGGCGGCGGTCGAGTTCGTCGCCGACAGGGACGATCGGGTGTTCTTCGACGCCTCGCAGAAGATCGGGCCGCAAGTGGCTACGGCACTGGCCGCAAGCGGCGTCATCGGCCGCGCCATGCCGCAGGGCGACATACTCGGCTTTGCACCACCGCTCTGCCTGACGCCAGAGGAAGCCGACATCGTCGTCGCCAAGACGGCGGATGCAGTGAAGAGCGTGTTTGCGGGTCTCTGA
- a CDS encoding SDR family oxidoreductase gives MSNLKQRVLVYLANGVQGGAVAREAARRGFAVTALVRDRAGGDDLAKAGIDLAHGDLADPSSLDAAHAGVTEIVLQMPIGPLEMIRGFAANALAAARNVQVKMVVLKLASASRAAPCDEPSFIANGVIEAMVRSSGLPHAIVRPTMYLDNLLKPGVRQEVADGVFQVPIDVSQRIAWTSADDCAAAAMTLIENKAFWGDHLISGPDSVNGAELTAALSAGLGWKVIYRSESLFDFEREVDAAMGAGVGERVGSKFRFFQNHKDEADAILAPTYVPQLGLEGFCPSSIENWVRQHVNAFTETPRRASTR, from the coding sequence ATGTCAAATCTGAAACAACGTGTCCTTGTTTACCTTGCCAATGGCGTCCAGGGCGGCGCGGTCGCGCGCGAAGCGGCAAGGCGTGGCTTCGCGGTCACCGCCCTGGTTCGAGATCGAGCAGGAGGCGACGACCTTGCAAAAGCGGGGATCGATCTCGCCCATGGCGACCTGGCCGATCCGTCGTCACTCGATGCGGCCCACGCCGGCGTGACCGAAATCGTGCTCCAGATGCCGATCGGGCCGCTCGAGATGATCCGCGGCTTTGCCGCCAACGCCCTGGCGGCGGCGAGGAACGTACAGGTCAAAATGGTGGTCCTGAAACTCGCCAGCGCCAGCCGCGCCGCACCCTGTGATGAACCAAGCTTCATCGCCAATGGCGTGATCGAGGCGATGGTCCGGTCGTCCGGACTTCCTCACGCAATCGTCCGTCCCACCATGTATCTCGACAACCTGCTCAAGCCCGGCGTTCGGCAGGAAGTCGCTGATGGTGTGTTCCAGGTTCCGATCGATGTTTCGCAGCGGATCGCCTGGACTTCGGCGGACGATTGCGCGGCGGCCGCGATGACGCTGATCGAGAACAAGGCTTTTTGGGGCGATCACCTCATCTCAGGACCAGACAGCGTGAATGGCGCCGAGCTTACTGCGGCGCTGTCGGCCGGCCTGGGGTGGAAAGTCATCTATCGCAGCGAATCCCTCTTCGATTTCGAACGAGAGGTTGACGCTGCCATGGGTGCTGGGGTGGGAGAACGCGTGGGATCCAAGTTCCGCTTCTTTCAGAACCACAAGGATGAAGCCGACGCCATACTCGCCCCGACCTATGTCCCCCAGTTGGGGCTCGAAGGTTTTTGCCCAAGCTCCATCGAAAACTGGGTAAGACAGCATGTGAATGCCTTCACCGAGACACCTCGGCGAGCATCCACGCGCTGA
- a CDS encoding NAD(P)/FAD-dependent oxidoreductase, with amino-acid sequence MATLHPVSKVVVVGGGIFGVSSAVHLARLGIEAVLVNDGPLAKGASGRSLAWLNSARKRSAEYHRLRMIGIDRYRTLSARYPDAAWLRFDGGLTWDADNASNEIAEVFAHEKALGYDARHLSADAIASVTPGIDASAVTPQGAIFNPGEGWVDLPSLIKILIAEFVERGGRLVTDAGSAAVTVVDGRATGVTTTSGVSFAADAVLLATGGDVPRMVADAGKHIADGTPIALLVRTKPVNLPLRAVLNTPRIAIRPTPDGALALDSAWSEEEVVVNSDCTYGVKDATVQGLLAEASKVLEGHPKLELESYGVGPKPIPGDGEPVFGQLKDIKGYYVAFSHSGATLGLVAGELLAGEIATGSEHPLLANFRPARFSR; translated from the coding sequence ATGGCTACATTACATCCGGTCTCAAAGGTCGTCGTTGTCGGGGGCGGCATTTTCGGTGTGTCCTCGGCCGTTCATCTTGCAAGGCTCGGCATCGAGGCCGTCCTGGTCAATGATGGACCGCTGGCCAAGGGGGCGTCCGGCCGCTCGCTCGCCTGGCTCAATTCCGCGCGCAAGCGGTCGGCTGAATATCATCGCCTGCGCATGATCGGCATCGACCGCTATCGGACGCTGTCGGCGAGATATCCGGATGCTGCCTGGCTGCGTTTCGACGGTGGCCTGACATGGGATGCGGACAACGCCTCGAACGAGATAGCTGAAGTCTTCGCCCATGAAAAAGCTCTCGGCTATGACGCGCGGCATCTGTCCGCTGACGCTATCGCGTCCGTCACGCCGGGCATCGACGCAAGCGCTGTCACACCTCAGGGCGCGATCTTCAACCCGGGTGAAGGCTGGGTCGACCTGCCGTCGCTGATCAAGATATTGATTGCGGAATTCGTCGAGCGTGGCGGGCGGCTGGTGACCGATGCCGGAAGCGCTGCGGTCACGGTCGTCGACGGTCGTGCCACCGGCGTCACCACGACAAGCGGCGTCAGCTTCGCCGCCGATGCGGTACTGTTGGCTACCGGCGGTGATGTGCCGCGAATGGTTGCGGACGCGGGCAAGCATATCGCCGACGGGACACCGATCGCGCTGCTGGTCAGGACCAAGCCGGTCAACTTGCCCCTTCGGGCAGTGCTCAATACGCCGCGCATCGCCATCCGCCCGACGCCGGACGGAGCCCTCGCACTCGATTCCGCCTGGTCGGAAGAAGAGGTGGTCGTCAATTCCGACTGCACTTATGGCGTGAAGGATGCGACCGTTCAGGGGCTTCTCGCCGAAGCCTCGAAGGTTCTCGAGGGCCATCCGAAGCTGGAATTGGAAAGCTACGGTGTCGGCCCCAAGCCGATTCCCGGGGACGGCGAGCCGGTCTTCGGCCAGTTGAAGGACATCAAGGGATATTACGTCGCGTTCAGCCATAGCGGCGCGACGCTTGGCCTGGTCGCCGGCGAATTGCTCGCCGGCGAAATTGCAACCGGAAGCGAGCACCCACTCCTTGCAAACTTTCGGCCAGCTCGGTTCTCTCGGTAA
- a CDS encoding amino acid ABC transporter permease/ATP-binding protein: MNWLENLRRSFLDWQAMADVLPSMITIGLKNTLILAATSTVLGVILGVILAVMGISQSRWLRIPARVYTDVFRGLPAIVTILLIGQGFARIGREIFGPSPYPLGILALSLIAGAYIGEIFRSGIQSVERGQMEACKALSMSYGQGMRLIVIPQGIRRVLPALVNQFIGNVKDSSLVYFLGLLASEREIFRVAQDQAVVTGNLSPLLLAGVFYLVITVPLTHVVNYIDNSLRVGKQKAGLVTSGLAEVSELEGAISGPPSETSPQGNSALPRFKGGSLAVSNLDMAYGDLDVLKGVSLIVKPGTVTCVIGPSGSGKSTLLRCLNRLVEPKGGDVLLDGASILAMKPEKLRRRVGMVFQQFNLFPDHTALENVMLSLTKVKGLPVREAERIAEARLADVGLAARKHHRPGSLSGGQQQRVAIARALAMDPEVILFDEVTSALDPELVKGVLNLMADLGRRGMTMVVVTHEMGFARKVADQVIFMDEGRVIEAGTPAAIFDTPKSARLKHFLAEVL, from the coding sequence ATGAACTGGCTTGAAAACCTGCGCCGCAGTTTCCTCGACTGGCAGGCCATGGCTGACGTGCTGCCAAGCATGATCACCATCGGATTGAAGAACACCTTGATCCTCGCCGCCACGTCCACGGTGCTCGGCGTTATCCTCGGCGTGATCCTCGCGGTCATGGGCATCTCGCAATCGCGCTGGCTGCGCATTCCGGCCCGGGTCTATACCGATGTTTTCCGTGGCCTTCCGGCGATCGTCACGATTCTGCTGATCGGCCAGGGCTTCGCCCGCATCGGTCGTGAAATCTTCGGGCCTTCGCCCTATCCGCTCGGCATCCTCGCCCTCAGCCTGATCGCCGGCGCCTATATCGGCGAAATCTTCCGCTCAGGCATCCAGAGCGTCGAGCGCGGGCAGATGGAAGCCTGCAAGGCGCTCAGCATGAGCTACGGGCAGGGCATGCGCCTGATCGTTATCCCGCAAGGCATCCGCCGCGTCCTGCCGGCTCTGGTCAATCAGTTCATCGGCAACGTCAAGGATTCGAGCCTCGTCTATTTCCTCGGCCTGCTCGCCTCGGAGCGCGAGATTTTCCGTGTCGCTCAGGACCAGGCGGTGGTCACCGGAAACCTCTCGCCATTGCTTCTGGCTGGTGTGTTCTATCTCGTCATCACCGTGCCGTTGACCCACGTGGTCAATTATATCGACAACTCGCTGCGGGTCGGCAAGCAAAAGGCCGGTCTCGTCACCAGCGGTCTTGCCGAGGTGAGCGAACTGGAAGGCGCCATCAGCGGTCCACCTTCGGAGACCAGCCCGCAAGGCAACTCGGCGCTTCCCCGGTTCAAGGGCGGCAGTCTCGCCGTCAGCAATCTCGACATGGCCTATGGCGACCTCGATGTCCTGAAGGGCGTCAGCCTGATAGTCAAACCCGGCACCGTCACCTGCGTCATCGGTCCGTCAGGTTCGGGCAAATCGACCCTGTTGCGATGTCTGAACCGCCTGGTCGAGCCCAAGGGTGGCGACGTGTTGCTCGATGGTGCGAGCATCCTGGCGATGAAGCCTGAAAAGCTGCGCCGGCGTGTCGGCATGGTGTTCCAGCAGTTCAACCTGTTTCCCGACCATACGGCCCTGGAAAATGTCATGCTGTCGCTGACCAAGGTAAAGGGCCTTCCGGTGCGGGAGGCCGAGCGCATCGCCGAGGCGCGCCTTGCCGATGTCGGGCTAGCTGCCCGCAAACACCATCGTCCCGGCAGCCTGTCCGGTGGCCAGCAGCAGCGTGTGGCAATCGCCCGCGCGCTTGCAATGGACCCGGAAGTCATCCTGTTCGACGAGGTGACCAGCGCTCTCGATCCCGAACTGGTGAAGGGTGTCCTCAACCTGATGGCGGACCTTGGTCGGCGCGGCATGACGATGGTCGTCGTCACCCACGAAATGGGCTTTGCCCGCAAGGTCGCAGATCAGGTCATCTTCATGGATGAAGGCCGCGTCATCGAGGCCGGCACGCCCGCTGCGATCTTCGACACTCCCAAAAGCGCACGTCTGAAGCACTTCCTTGCCGAGGTTCTTTGA